A region from the Triplophysa rosa linkage group LG4, Trosa_1v2, whole genome shotgun sequence genome encodes:
- the LOC130552908 gene encoding zinc finger protein 501-like has protein sequence MTSQMCCKSVGTDLSMLDIDDFITEICQLKKEVALLEEKLRTRGDELNTEKSRHTQDSELSLTLLCYTDTNPTDAQDTVCDSNHTLNQDESTDQTSTESLDSVCNAGEQQILNTRPLNMCSVTLMDCRKLMEMRRQTPAEEEEEHHTDEDDFIPSDESGDSCCDGETASTSKQRLTAQTLSCITCGKTFSSQRRLETHERKHTEQKLFTCTRCDISFPTLQEKKLHSQEHRDQKHFHCQQCGRACVSSSSLNAHMRTHTGEKPFHCSECDKYFRTKGNLDIHQRIHTGEKPYACPHCDKRFSHSSDVKKHMRSHTNERPYQCSECGKTFKRSYDLKSHLKTHSEEKLYQCSHCDKRFRQKSQLITHERIHTGEKPYLCSQCGRSFTYPRHFRDHQRIHTGEKPYQCSVCKKSFTRQDTLANHKRTQTGERLYKCSQCDKTFARSDVLKTHERVHTGEKPYHCSICGERFTYLGSLNSHQKKHAEEQTALESS, from the exons atgacgtcacagatgtgctgtaaatcagtgggaactgatctgtccatgctggatattgatgatttcatcacagaaatctgtcagctgaagaaagaggtggcgttactggaggaaaagctgaggacaagaggagatgaactcaacactgag AAGTCCAGACACACACAGGACTCGGAGCTCAGCCTCACTTTACTCTGTTATACTGACACAAACCCCACAGACGctcaggacactgtgtgtgacagtaatcacaccttgaatcaggatgaatctactgatcaaacctccacagagtctctggattctgtctgtaacgctggagaacagcagatcctgaacaccagaccactcaacatgtgttctgtcacacTGATGGACTGCAGGAAACTGATGGAGATGAGAAGACAAACACcagcagaagaagaagaagaacatcACACTGatgaagatgattttattcCTTCAG atgagagcggtgattcatgttgtgatggagaaacggcctctacatcaaaacagcgactgacagcacaaactctttcctgcatcacctgtggaaagacattcagttcacagagacgtttagagacacatgagagaaaacacacagaacagaaactcttcacctgcaccagatgtgacatcagctttcctaccttacaagagaagaaacttcattcacaagagcacagagaccagaaacactttcactgtcAGCAGTGTGGGAGAGCTTGTGTCTCGTCTTCTAGTCTGAACGCTCACATGAGgacacacactggagaaaaacctttccactgcagtgaatgtgacaaatatttcaGAACCAAAGGAAATCTTGATAttcatcagagaattcacacgGGAGAAAAACCGTACGCGTGTCCTCACTGTGACAAGAGATTCAGCCATTCATCTGATGTTAAGAAACACATGCGTTCACACACCAATGAGAGACCGTATCagtgcagtgaatgtggaaaaacCTTTAAACGGTCATATGATCTGAAATCACACCTTAAAACACACTCTGAGGAGAAACtctatcagtgttcacactgtgataaacGCTTCCGTCAGAAATCTCAGCTGATAACTCAtgagagaattcacactggagagaaaccttacctCTGCTCTCAGTGTGGAAGGAGCTTTACTTATCCACGTCATTTCAGAGAtcatcagagaattcacactggagagaaaccttatcagTGCAGTGTTTGTAAAAAGAGTTTCACTCGACAAGACACTTTAGCGAATCACAAGAGAACACAAACAGGTGAAAGACTCTAtaaatgttctcagtgtgacaagacgTTTGCTCGATCAGATGTCCTAAAAACCcatgagagagttcacactggagagaaaccttatcacTGCTCCATCTGTGGAGAGAGATTCACTTATTTAGGAAGTTTAAATTCTCATCAGAAGAAACATGCTGAAGAACAAACTGCACTGGAATCATCATAG